A DNA window from Pyrus communis chromosome 3, drPyrComm1.1, whole genome shotgun sequence contains the following coding sequences:
- the LOC137730018 gene encoding ribosomal RNA-processing protein 17: MAGKAVEEAIPAVNPRGSHIKKRALKNKALSVTFNEKDLSDFVSGFHKRKKKRRKEAEQKQGEALRRKRLELRKKRRLEKELVLNGGITPATDTAADEVDEGDEDHEDDEASEPAVPISGTTTYDNGEMKVVVTTSEISREEESDPDEKPEAAVPESVGASKKHKIPVKKTKPLKKAAKRKSRPKLQRKRDKRKGIKPTKNKR; encoded by the exons ATGGCGGGCAAGGCTGTAGAGGAAGCGATTCCGGCCGTAAATCCCCGAGGTTCTCACATAAAGAAGAGGGCTCTCAAAAACAAAGCTCTCTCCGTCACGTTCAACGAGAAAGACCTCAG CGATTTCGTGTCTGGGTTTcacaagaggaagaagaagaggagaaaggaAGCTGAGCAGAAGCAAGGGGAGGCGCTGCGGCGGAAGCGTCTCGAGCTGCGCAAAAAG AGGAGACTAGAAAAGGAACTGGTTCTTAATGGTGGGATTACCCCAGCCACTGATACAGCAGCTGATGAGGTTGATGAGGGTGATGAGGACCACGAGGATGATGAAGCTAGTGAGCCAGCTGTACCAATTTCTG GTACAACGACTTATGACAACGGCGAAATGAAAGTCGTTGTGACAACAAGTGAGATTTCTCGAGAGGAGGAAAGTGATCCAGATGAAAAGCCAGAGGCAGCAGTACCGGAATCAGTCGGAGCTTCTAAAAAACACAAGATACCAGTGAAAAAGACCAAACCTCTGAAAAAAGCTGCAAAGCGTAAATCCCGGCCCAAGCTACAACGGAAAAGAGATAAAAGGAAGGGAATAAAACCGACCAAGAACAAGCGCTAG